Proteins encoded in a region of the Zea mays cultivar B73 chromosome 4, Zm-B73-REFERENCE-NAM-5.0, whole genome shotgun sequence genome:
- the LOC103653871 gene encoding VAN3-binding protein, with translation MQHEEVCDTTTCGEGNGRGGEEELEMEGHSLMRMKRRDHLLLTDGAGAGAGAGPLAVQTPMEPMEFLSRSWSVSASEISKVLAGGVGGRRSSNFVVDRLSGMLMPETLALAASSSSAGTNNISPRKRTLRSRSAISAHQVHHTVHAIGKWFHHWDAGSSKVDKARAERARVHAAVSVASVAAAVAAVAVAAGASPEVDVTDDGARMGSALASATQLLASHCVEAAELAGADHDQVASAVETAVDVRSPGDLLTLTAAAATALRGAAAMRHRAQREARSRAAVAPYDKACSYRADVWCKEGALLKRNRKGALHWKQVAVYISKKSQVIVKLKSKHIGGAFSKKKKGVVYGVYDDIPAWPAREGVAAQSSAPETCHFGLRTAHGLLEFQCESRAQRRDWVEAVKDLIRQVAGGTALLEHSFESLRLSAS, from the exons ATGCAACACGAAGAAGTGTGCGATACTACTACCTGCGGTGAAGGCAATGGTCGAGGAGGTGAGGAAGAACTCGAGATGGAGGGGCACTCGTTGATGAGGATGAAGAGGAGGGATCACTTGCTGCTCActgacggcgccggcgccggcgccggggcGGGGCCTCTTGCGGTGCAGACGCCGATGGAGCCCATGGAGTTCCTGTCGCGGTCGTGGAGCGTGTCGGCGTCGGAGATCTCCAAGGTGCTGGCTGGCGGCGTCGGCGGGAGGCGGAGCTCCAACTTCGTCGTCGACCGCCTGTCCGGGATGCTCATGCCGGAGACGCTCGCGCTCgcagcctcctcctcctccgccggcACCAACAACATCAGCCCCCGCAAGCGC ACCCTCAGGAGCAGGAGCGCGATCTCCGCGCACCAGGTCCACCACACGGTCCACGCGATCGGCAAGTGGTTCCACCACTGGGACGCGGGCAGCAGCAAGGTGGACAAGGCCCGCGCCGAGCGGGCGCGCGTGCACGCCGCGGTCTCCGTGGCGAGCGTGGCGGCCGCGGTCGCCGCCGTGGCCGTGGCCGCGGGCGCGAGCCCCGAGGTGGACGTCACCGACGACGGCGCCAGGATGGGGAGCGCGCTGGCGTCCGCGACGCAGCTGCTGGCGTCGCACTGCGTCGAGGCCGCCGAGCTCGCGGGGGCCGACCACGACCAGGTGGCGTCCGCCGTGGAGACCGCGGTCGACGTGCGGAGCCCAGGGGATCTGCTCACCCTCACCGCCGCAGCGGCCACAGCTCTCAGAGGGGCCGCGGCGATGCGGCACAGGGCGCAGCGGGAGGCGAGGAGCAGGGCGGCCGTAGCGCCGTACGACAAGGCCTGCAGCTACCGCGCGGACGTCTGGTGCAAGGAAGGCGCGCTCCTCAAACGCAACCGCAAAG GCGCTCTGCACTGGAAGCAGGTGGCCGTGTACATCAGCAAGAAGTCGCAGGTGATAGTGAAGCTGAAGAGCAAGCACATCGGCGGCGCCTTCTCCAAGAAGAAGAAAGGCGTCGTCTACGGCGTCTACGACGACATCCCGGCGTGGCCGGCGCGCGAGGGCGTCGCCGCGCAAAGCTCGGCGCCGGAGACGTGCCACTTCGGGCTGAGGACGGCGCATGGCCTGCTCGAGTTCCAGTGCGAAAGCAGGGCACAGAGGCGGGACTGGGTGGAGGCGGTGAAGGACCTGATCCGGCAGGTGGCCGGCGGGACTGCTCTGCTCGAGCACTCCTTCGAGTCGCTAAGGCTGAGCGCGTCTTGA